In Legionella israelensis, the genomic window AATGTCGCACATCATTCCTACTTAAGTAACGGTAAAAAAGTACTATCTGCTGGTTATTTTATCTTTAGGCAGGGTAAATTAATTCTTGTCAGTAACGAAAGTGGTCATTATACACCCACCAACGAAGAATTTTTTCAAGAAATCAAATTCTATCTTTCGATTTCACAAAACGAAGATCTCATTTATGAAGACCACTCCAGTTTTCCTTTAAAGCAGGAAATATATCATTACATGGCAAAACAAATTTTGATAGATAACTGGCAACCTTTGGCCGTTTATAAAAATGTTCAATCAAATTTTGGCAAAAAACTGAAGTCTTCAAATGAAGCACTCATGAATGAAACAAAATCAAATAATATTGAAACACAAAAAAACTCTCATTATCTTCCTGATAGCCAGCTTTTACTGCCAATAGAAAATGAAAATCAAAAAGTTTTGATAGTTGGTTTATAAATTCTTGTTGAAAATGAAATCATTAATTTTTTAAATAATCCAGAATCATTTGATTAAACATCTCTGGATACTCAACAAATGGTGCATGTCCACAGTTGGGAATGACTTTCAATGTAGCATTCGAGATATGTTTTGCCAGGTATTGTGAATTTTTTAGCGGTGTCAACAGATCGTCTTCACAGCCAAGAATCAGGCTGGGAGCTTTAATGCGTTCAAGCAAAGGCCGACTGTCATGAGTGCGTAAAGCCTCTGTTTGCAGAATATAACCTTCAGGACTTTGAGCATAAGGATTATCCAGCATGAAATCAAGAAAGGCATTCACTTTATCTTCATTTTCGAGAAAGTCCATGGAAAACAACAATGGCAAGTAATTTTGCAATAAAACACGAGGTGGCAGATTATAATTCATAAGAACAATTTGTTGATTGGTAGCCAGCCGAGAAATAATGGAAAAAAATTGCTCACTACAGGCAATCACCAATTTATCACAATATTGCGGATACAAAGCGCCTATCATCTGTGTGATATGTCCGCCCATAGAATGCCCGACAAAATGTGCTTTCTTAATTCCGAGAGCATCACAAAGCGCAATGACATCAGCAGCCATTACTTTCATTGACCAGGGGCCTTTGGGAGTGGATGACTGTCCTGCGCCGCGATTGTCTAAAACCGTTACGCGAAAATCTTTGGCAAAATATTCAGTATTCCACATACTGTGATCGACGCCTAAGCCTGCTACCATGACCAGGTTCGGCCCTTCTCCCTGTTGTTCATAATATAGGTTGACATCCTTAAGTTGAATATGAGGCATGAATTATCCTTTTTCGCTGTCATTGTCATATTATAGGATGTTATTTCATTCGTTTTCCACCTGAAATTAGTTTTATCATGAAGGTTTGCAAGTTATAATGTGCACCTTGTGTATGTTTAGGGAACGGTATGGTTTTTTTTAAAAAAGATGAGAAAGAGACAAATGATATTACACGGCTCATTAATGCCGGAGGAACAGATATTATTGGGCAAATCTTCCTTTTTCTTGATCATCAATCATTGAGTCGATTAGCAAGAACAAGTAAAGAACTTAATCAAATCGTAAATACACTTGCAAAAAACCAAATTCAAATTCGAATAGCTGGAAAAGAATTTACTGGTACATATTCACAAATTTGTCAAAAATATAATCAACTTAAAGAAATGGCGGAAAAATATAAAGAAATGTCAAATGCTCGCCGTGAAGAAATAAAGGATATTCGAAAGCATAAAGAAGCTATTAGAGCCGCGGAGGTTGCTCGTCAGCAGAAACATTCAACCTATATGACGTCTAATGAAAAAGCAGCCACGGCATTTTGTTGTTTTGTAGGTTGTATTGGTGGCTTGATGTTTTCTTGTTTTACGCCTTTTTCCTGTTTATGGACTTCACCCCTTGGTGCTGCGGCAGGCGGAACAACCTCTTGTATTGCATGCCGAACAACAGATTGCGCTTGCAGCGCATGCCTGCAATATGAAGAATACAAGCTTTCCGAGAGAGAAAGAAGAGTGGATACAGATTTCCCTGAGCCACCCAGGATGCAAATATAATCGAACTTTCTTGCAGCCTGAATAAATCTGGCTATTTGCACTACTGTTAACAGGGCGGAGCTATTACCTTTTCCTGACGACTTGCTATAATACATCTATGAATAAAAAAGTATTTCTTTATGGAGCAGTTTTTGGTTTGATTTCTCCAATTATCGGCATATCGGCCGGATTGCAAATATCTCCTGTACTGGGGAATATTTTAGCCTTTCCGGTCATCATTCTGGCCTACTTAACTGACAAGCCATTTGGAACCTGGGGACCTTCCCTGATCTTGTTAGCTGCTTGTTTATCAGTTTTTATCTGGACACTTCTTTTTGGTTTCATAAGCAGAATTTTTACACAATCCAAATCATCTTAATCTTTTTTTACTCACGGAGCAGGGGCATATCTTGATCAATTTTTACCTTTAAATTGTTGTGTTTTTATCTATTCTTAATAATTCATTAATGTTTATTTTTTACAATTAGGGTAAATCTTGGATCAAGAGGTTATCTTATGCCCAGACATATTAAACAATACCAAATTAATTCTATCTGCTCAGCTTTGCTTTTTTTTAAAATTCGGACAACCCAGGATTTAGTCAAGAATTTTTACCCACTTCTCGATCACATCAATAAAAATCCAGACATATTTAAATCAAAATACAGTACTTATCAATGCTATGAAATGTTGAAAGAAGCCGTAAAAGCTTTCAACGAAGTTTATGCATACAGCATTAACTGTCCTGAAATATTTATCTATGCCTTAAGAGAAGCGAGACGTCAACGACATGAAGATAAATCCATTCCTGTTGAAGAAAGGGATGATTTATACAGAGTGACACGAAGTTATGATCGAGTGTCAAGGGTTTCAGAGAAAAAGAAAGCTATCCATGAAGATATTCTTGATATTTTAGATAGAAGTGACTTTTCTATCTGCCCGGAAATTATCATTGGTGAAGGGGATACGGGAACGAACCTTTGGCTTGAGAAGTTTACTTCTGAACATAAAAAAAGCAAAGAAAAATTATCCAAAGGGAAATTGCCTTCTGTATTAATGATCAGTGATGGTACAGGAAGCTGGAAACATAATTATACGCTTGCTCAACCGCAAAACCTTCTTGAAAGAACGACTAGTAAAGCCAATCCTTCAGATTATATGACAAGAGATTATTATGGGAAAAATCCATATGCCAATGGAAGTCATATTTATCAGGCGAATCAAGTCAGTTTGGCTAAGACACAAGCACCTGTATTACAGGCTACTGTGCAAAAAATTGAAAAAAAATCTAATCATTTAAAAGATTGGCAAGTAGAGGATTGTGATTATCGTTTAGTGGTAAAAACTTCTCTTGGAACAAAGATAATTTATACGCATGCCGTTAATATTTGTACGGGATTAGGGCCTGCTCGAAATACTCTCGGCTCAATCATATCAAAAGAAGATTTAAGAACATTAAGTCAATATGATATGGAAAAAAAATATACTCCCGTTGTTGATGGCAATCAATTCATATTGACAGATTCCGAAGAAGAACGTCAGCAGAAAACGATGGTCATTTACGGTGGGGGCGGAACTGCTGCTGCTGTTTATCGTAAAGGGTTTTATGGCGATGACATCAAAAGAGATTTTCTTGAATTTGAAGAAAAGGATAAAAAAAATAAGGTATTATGGTTTGCCAAACAATTTAATAAAGCAGGCACCGGAAAGCTTGCTACCAGTGCCTTGTATCACGCCAGAATGCGCAATGAGCTTTTTCAGGGTGAGCTTATTAAAATTGAGCCACAAACCAATGGTAAATTGTTATTAACCTTTATGTTGATGGGTAAAAATGAAGTTAAAGTCGAATGTGATCAACTCGTATACGCGATTGGACAGGATGATAAAGGCATGAGAGCAGTATGTGAGGAGATAGATTCGGATCTTGACTTGCAATTTGACCCCCATGGCATGATTTTAAACGTTAGCAGTCAGGATAAAAAGATCGTATTTTTTGGTGCAGCGGCGATGGCCGTAAGAGAAAAAGAATACATGGAGGAAACCTGGAGATGGTTGAAGGAGCAGAATATCGGAGGAGATGTAGG contains:
- a CDS encoding alpha/beta fold hydrolase: MPHIQLKDVNLYYEQQGEGPNLVMVAGLGVDHSMWNTEYFAKDFRVTVLDNRGAGQSSTPKGPWSMKVMAADVIALCDALGIKKAHFVGHSMGGHITQMIGALYPQYCDKLVIACSEQFFSIISRLATNQQIVLMNYNLPPRVLLQNYLPLLFSMDFLENEDKVNAFLDFMLDNPYAQSPEGYILQTEALRTHDSRPLLERIKAPSLILGCEDDLLTPLKNSQYLAKHISNATLKVIPNCGHAPFVEYPEMFNQMILDYLKN
- a CDS encoding F-box protein; its protein translation is MVFFKKDEKETNDITRLINAGGTDIIGQIFLFLDHQSLSRLARTSKELNQIVNTLAKNQIQIRIAGKEFTGTYSQICQKYNQLKEMAEKYKEMSNARREEIKDIRKHKEAIRAAEVARQQKHSTYMTSNEKAATAFCCFVGCIGGLMFSCFTPFSCLWTSPLGAAAGGTTSCIACRTTDCACSACLQYEEYKLSERERRVDTDFPEPPRMQI